Genomic segment of Apostichopus japonicus isolate 1M-3 chromosome 8, ASM3797524v1, whole genome shotgun sequence:
CTTCAAATTAAGTTGTGTGACTATTTGTGTGACAAGCTAGTATCAATTAAGATGTGTGTGCTATTTGTGTGGCAAGCTAGTATACTCAAATTAAGTTGTGTGTACTGTTGTGTGACAAGCTAGTATACCTCAAAATAAGTTGTGTGTACTGTTGTGTGACAAGCTAGTATACCTCAAAATAAGATGTGTGTACTATTTGTGTGACAAGCTAGTATACTTCGAATTAAGATGTGTGTACTATTTGTGTGACAAGCTAGTATACTCAAATTAAGTTGTGTGACTATTTGTGTGACAAGCTAGTATAAATTAAGATGTGTGTACTATATGTGTGACAAGCTAGTATACTTCAAGGTAAGATGTGTTCTATTGTGTGACAAGCTAGTATACTTCAAATTAAGATGTGTGTACTTTTTATGTTCTGGTAAAATCATTAAATATCCAGAAGTCCCAATCTTGATTGAACTTTTTTGAACTGATGCTAATGCTTTTAgtagagaagaaaaaatgatgTAAAAGCAAAGGTTGGATGAACTCCATTTAtggtacatatacatacagacGTTCAACTTAAAAGATTCTTTTTCAATTCTGACAATACTTGTTTACAATAAGGATAGGACTAGTAGAAGATGGTCAAATTGATCTAAGGACTTCTGAGACTCTGCATGTCAGTTAGTGACATTTATCAAAGCAATGGAAAAGCTACATGATATAGTTACTTTGCAAATAGTTGCTAGTTACATTACTGGTTGAATCAGAGATATTGCAGATTTCAATTTGAcagaatattttaaaaaaaacatttaagtaGCTGAAGAGGTAGTTATTACTTCATATTTGCAAGATGGATTTTTATTGGTTGCAGTGTGTATATGCTACAACCTTTTGCAAAGCATATGAGTTACTCATCATGTGGGTAGTTGACTCGTTTAGATGTATTTGTGAGTTGCTGGATTATCTCACATTCTGTAGGAGTTACCTCCGCTTGATCAGGTTAATGGGATATATACTGTAGGCTGTGACTCTAATGGGTCGTAaacataaaatatcttccaCGTGGTGATATAGGCAATCATGTTTGTAAGTCTCTCCTTTGATTTGGTTACTTTAAGTGTAAATTATTCAGCAgtgataagtttttttttttcaaatttatctaGGTGCAGGTGAATAGCGCACATGAAGGTTTTACTTTATAATGGTAACTATTTTGTTGACTTTTATGTAACTAGGATACTGTATATAAGAAAGATAAATACCAACTTTAGAGGACATCAGCTTTTCAATTCTTCTCACACTAGCCACACCTGAGAGCAAAGAAGATGTAGCTCTTGAGCTAGGTGAGATGTCCTTTGGTGATGATGAAGAAAGTGAAGGATCAAGTGTAAGGCACAGAGGGGGTGCTGCATCAAGCTTACTACAGCAGAAAGGTTACGGTTGGCTGCTGGAAGTAGACGAAgaagatgacgatgatgaaGAGACTCCTCTGCTGTAAGTGAGAATGATAATATCATAACAGAGGGTGGGCGTAGTGAGGGCAGAGAGTGGGGTAGGGCAGGGGTGTTTAATGTTTAAGTTGATTGGAGACAAATTATTCTCTCTGTATTAACAATAAACGATTATCAATTTGGTAGAAAGACGTAATAAGCAGTTtggtaaatataaataagaaagATGGTTTGAACGTAATGCACAGAACATTAATATCTTGACAcgttacaaatttaaaaaaaagatattgtgatattttcttctttttcaggGAAGAGCTCGATATTGACCTAAAGGACATACACTACAGCTTGCGATGCGTTTTGTTTCTTTGCCCATCCCTAGAATTTCAGAGAAAAATTCTCCGAGATTCGCCTGATTTCTGGGGTCCATTATTGGTTGTGATGATGTTTGCTGATGTATCAGTCTATGGACAGGTTCGGGTAAGGGTCTCTTGCAGTAACAACAAGAATCGTGTGTTTTGTTTGGGTATTCCGGTAACAACATTGTGAGATACTGATGCAAGATTATATTGACAAGGGAAACTGTTCACCAAGTAATTAAGTTTTGATTTGGCCAGTTTTGTAAGAGACTACAGGTTAACAACCATTTTTCATTGATCTCTCCTTTTGCTATCACAATAGCTGTTTATAACACAATAGCTATTAAAAATATGATCAAATAAATTTAGTTACCTAGAATTTACTCTCtcattgttttgatatctaATTTTAACTCAACTAGACAATCTCTGTATGCAACAGTCCGCTTCAGAGTTGAAAACTAGTTACCCTGAAGACATAAATTGTAGTGGCCCTGGGGTCGCTGATGCTGTCTACACATGTTGGGGGCCTTGAAGCATCCTgccctagaaaaaaaaacattggaattgtgctaataactacttttgaatTTCTTGGGGGAAACACCCAGTTCTCTTGAAGTAAGTCTTATGTTCTACCAACTGTGAGCTATCCATCCATGGGTTGTTGGCAATCTCTTTTAAACATTTCCATGATATTTACCCAATGGTAATTATAGATTCAACTCAAACTGTGTTTAATGGAATTGCTTTCCTTTGTCTTTATAGCGACTGTACATgtatcaaataaataaacatgtgATATGCCCGTTGATggtgaataaatattttgtgctcttcttcttttcttttcaggtTGTTTCATGGATAATAACGATTTGGATTTTTAGATCTCTCATAATATTTCTTCTTGGAAGGGTTCTTGGAGCTGAGGTTAGTTACGTTCTATTGTACATGATGGAATAGCTTTTGGACTGACATTGAACGTGACCAACAAGAACAGAAGCCTACAGTGGGGACAGTTttgtataatttaaaataacaatgatttATTTTAACTATTGCAGCATCACAATAAATATCTGTCTCTTCATAGCCTTTGCCAGATATCAAAGTCCaaaaagtgaggggggggggatggcaaAAAAGGCGTTCTGAAATGCTTCGATGATTAATCCAAGTGTACTGTAGATTATGTTTGCATACGTGACAGGTATATCATCCATTAGTTTCAAGCATCACTTATTGTGTATATTGAAATCCCTCAAACTCCGATTTAAACCATCTTTCTTAATCTATTAAAGTTACTGTCTATTTACAAATAGTGCCACCCTTGAGTCTGTACTGTCTACTCCATAGGCTACTGCAAATGTTAAAGTAGTAGATTGCCTTTCATGACCGAATATCACTCATTACCTGATTTACTTTAATTAATTGAGTTCTGTTCCTTGTGCGGCTTCACAAAGTTTTTTCCTTTAGTTCAAAGGAGGAACACTTGGATGTTGGTTACGCATCACAGTTAATGACAATAATGTCTAACCTTTGTTATATGTAAAGAATTCTAGGCATGATAACTTTGCCATTGTAATTAACCAAATAATAGTTGTATTGTTCTGTGTAACATATTCCTCCCTCCCTCTGCCCCACCTTCCACCCCTTCCCTAATTCCTGATGACTTATGTCATGTATTATTATGTCTGGTTACTACCAAGATGTGGTAGGGCTAGGCTAAATGTTGATTTCAGGTTTCTAAAGATTGAAActttttgtgacattaatacaACAGGAATTAAAAGTAGCTTCtgtctttttcaatattttatgctCACAGGCAAAAAAAGTCAGTCATATTTATGAGTCCAACTGCTCCTATAATATAACAGGTacagaaattttgaaatcaacAATTGCAAATTTCTTCACTGATAGCAGTGTGCTACAATTGAGGTTAATGCTGTAAAGTAAGTTTTCTTCCCCAGTTGCTTTAATTTGTTGTTGGTTTTTAACCATTACAGTACTTGGTCACACGGTAACAACATTTGTCCCATGCCTTTGATGTAAAGCAGGCTATGCTATTTAATTTGTTGCCGGTTTTTAACCATTACAGCACTTGGTCACACAGTAACAACATTTGTCCACATCCTTTGATATCAATCTAATAGTTTCTCtgattctttcttctttctttctctgaaTTATTCACAGTGTATAGGTGTGATTGGCTACTCCTTGCTGCCGCTCATAATTGCTGGTCTGTTATCGCCATTGGTTAATTCTGTTCTACGTCTGGTCTGTAATACAGGTTAGTTTTATGTTTCACTGGTCAGGTCtcgagaattttttttttttggactaaaatttaatcaaataaaCTTCCTGTTGTTTATTACGAGGTATATAATGTTATTTCggcaaaattatcattttatgtTGGCTCCCTTGAAAGTTCAGTTCGTATCACTACACTTTGTAAAAAAATCTCCGCACCTGAAAAATCTCCGTACATAATGCACGTAAAAATAGTAAGCGATGTTACACTGTCATCTCTCATTGACATTGGTCGTTGAACAAAACTGAAATTtggacttgcttcaagttcactgcaATAAACTTTCTTACAGTAATATACATTACTGTTGCTGATGAAGGAAGAACCCATAAAGCTCAGACAGCAGTAACATTGTGATACTTGAAAAACTTTTTGTTAAAATATGCGGGCTTTTTTCCCTTGTTTTTAGCACACATTATGTTTATGGTGAGGTTCCCGCGAATACTGCTTGCTAACTTATCTTTgggaaaatgaataaatgatggTGTTTAATGAAGTTGAATCGTTCGAAGATACGGATTGGCAAACTAGTTCTTCATCTGATGAGTCGCTTGTTGGTGGTGATATGGGTTTTGGTGTTTGATGGTCGATATCCGTCGGTGTGACGTCGCC
This window contains:
- the LOC139972036 gene encoding protein YIPF4-like isoform X1: MNQNQGLYSEATPESKEDVALELGEMSFGDDEESEGSSVRHRGGAASSLLQQKGYGWLLEVDEEDDDDEETPLLEELDIDLKDIHYSLRCVLFLCPSLEFQRKILRDSPDFWGPLLVVMMFADVSVYGQVRVVSWIITIWIFRSLIIFLLGRVLGAECIGVIGYSLLPLIIAGLLSPLVNSVLRLVCNTGNC